DNA from Oryzisolibacter sp. LB2S:
GGCCATTGCAAAGGCCTTTGGTGCGGCCCATGCCGACTTCGTGCCGCTGAGCGCGGGCGAGCTGCTGGCGCAGCTCAAGGTGGAGCAGGCCGCCGGCCTGTGCAGCGGCGGCGAGGACGGCCAGCGCTACCTGCGCCTGTGGCCGCATCGGCACGAGACCGACGGCTTCTTTGCCGCCGTGTGGCAGAGAAAGTAGGGTGATGCGGCCCTGAAGGCCACAGGGCTGTTGCCACCGTCTGTTGCCACCGTCATCCCCGCGAAGGCGGGGATCCTCAGAGGAGGCGACGCAAGCCCATGAAAAAACCGCCAGAGCCTGCGCCGTGGCGGTTTTTTCGTGGGAGCGGTGCCGAATTACTTCAGCTTGGCTTCCTTGTACTCGACGTGCTTGCGAGCCTTGGGATCGAACTTGATGATGCTCATCTTCTCGGGCATCGTCTTCTTGTTCTTGGTGGTGGTGTAGAAGTGACCGGTTTCAGCCGTGGAAACCAGCTTGATCTTTTCGCGTCCGCCTTTTGCAGCCATGGTGGTTCTCCTTCAGTGAATCAGGCCTGGCCACGGGCACGCATGTCTGCGAGCACGGAGTCGATGCCGTTCTTGTCGATCAGACGCAGGGCGGCGCTGGAGACACGCAGGCGCACCCAGCGGTTTTCGCTTTCCACCCAGAAACGACGGTACTGCAGGTTGGGCAGGAAACGACGCTTGGTCTTGTTGTTGGCGTGGGAAACGTTGTTTCCCACCATGGGCTTCTTGCCCGTAACTTCACATACGCGTGCCATGAGGACACTCCGGTAGTTGCACGGCTGCCGGCCCTTGCGGCTGGCAGCCTCACCTCGCCAGTTGAATCGGGTGGCGGTAACCCGGCGTCTTTCGGGCGGGCCCGAATTCAGCAAAGCCGCGCATTATAGCGCGACATGAAAATTCAGCCCTGCTGCTCCAGATAGCGCTGGGCATCGAGCGCGGCCATGCAGCCCGTGCCGGCGCTGGTGATGGCCTGGCGGTAGACATGGTCCTGCACGTCGCCTGCGGCAAACACGCCGGGCACGCTGGTCTGGGTGGCAAAGCCCTTGAGGCCGCCCTGGGTGACGATGTAGCCGCCCTCCATCTCCAGCTGGCCCTGGAAGATGTCGGTATTGGGCGCATGGCCGATGGCGATGAAGCAGCCCTGCAGCGCGATGTCCTCGGTGTGGCCGTCCTCGGTGCTCTTGATGCGGATGCCGGTCACGCCGCTGGCGTCGCCCAGCACCTCGTCGAGGGTGAAGAAGGTCTTGAGGACGATCTTGCCCTCGGCCACGCGCTCCATGAGCTTGTCCACCAGGATGGGCTCGGCGCGGAACTTGTCGCGGCGGTGCACCAGGGTCACCTTGGCGGCGATGTTGGCCAGGTACAGGGCCTCCTCCACGGCGGTGTTGCCGCCGCCGATCACGCACACCTCCTGGTCGCGGTAGAAGAAGCCGTCACAGGTGGCGCAGGCCGAGACGCCGCGGCCCATGAAGGCCTCCTCGGAGGGCAGGCCCAGGTACTTGGCAGAGGCGCCCGTGGCGATGATGAGCGAGTCGCAGGTGTACTGGCCGCTGTCGCCCGTGAGGGTGAACGGGCGCTTGGACAGATCCACCTGGTTGATGTGGTCGAAGATGATCTGCGTCTTGAAGCGCTCGGCATGCTCGAGAAAGCGCTGCATCAGCTCCGGTCCCTGCACGCCGGCCACGTCGGCAGGCCAGTTGTCCACCTCGGTGGTGGTGGTCAGTTGCCCGCCCTGGGCCATGCCGGTGATGAGCACGGGGTTCAGGTTGGCGCGCGCGGCGTAGATGGCGGCGGTGTAGCCCGCGGGGCCGGAGCCGAGGATGAGTACTTTGGCGTGTTGGGCAGTGGTCATGGCGATGTGTTGATGTTTGTCGTGTGTAACAACGCGTTGTGGCGTCATGGGCTGTCAGCGCGGCCATTGTATGAATCCACGAATAACGTCGGGCGGCTACGTGCATGGCGGCTGCAGCCCCCTGGCAAGGGACTGGCAGTCCCCCTCATGGGGTAAGCTTCACGGCTGTTTTCCCAACCGGTTCGCGATCTCTTGACCTATTCACTGAATACATTGAATGCCTCGGCGGCGGGCAAATCCGGGCCGCGTTCGGCAGCGGCGCGCCTGGGTCACGAAATCGGCCTCATTCTGGGCCTGCTGGCCCTGGTTTTCTGGTTGCTCGCCATGGTGAGCTATTCGCCGCAGGATGCGGCCTGGTCCACCTCCGGCGCCGGTGGCGGGCGGCCGCTGGCCAACTGGGTGGGGCGCCTTGGCGCCTGGCTGGCCGATGGCAGCTACTTCATGTTCGGCCTGTCCGTCTGGTGGTGCGTGGCCGCGGGCATACGTGCCTGGCTGTCGTCGCTGGCGCGCTGGATGCGCGGGGGTGATGCCGGCGCTTCCAGGTTTGGCGCCTGGGGCAGGTTGGCCCTGTTCTGGGGCGGGCTGGTGCTGCTGATGCTGGCGAGCACGGCGCTCGAATGGTCACGTCTGTATCGCTTGGAAGGGCTGTTGCCGGGCCATGCCGGCGGCATGTTGGGCTATGTGACGGGGCCGGCGGCCGTGAAATGGCTGGGCTTTACGGGCTCGGGCCTGGCCGGCGTGATTCTGGTGGTGCTGGGTCTGGCGCTGGTGTTCCGCTTCTCCTGGGGGCAGCTGGCCGAACGCCTGGGTGCGCGCATCGACGCGCTGGTGCAGACCGGCCGCGCGCAGCGCGAGAAGGCCAAGGATGTGGCCGTGGGCAAGCGCGCCGCGCGCGAGCGCGAGGAGGTGGTGCAGGAGGAGCGCCACGAGATCGCGGCGCACCACCCGCAGCCGGTGCAGATCGTCGAGCCCGTGCTCGTCGACCCACCCCAGAGCACGCGCGTGGTCAAGGAGCGGCAAAAGCCCTTGTTCAGCGACATGCCCGACAGCCCGCTGCCGCAGGTGGATCTGCTCGACCCGGCCCAGGCGCGCCAGGAAACGGTGTCGCCCGAGACGCTGGAGATGACGAGCCGCCTGATCGAGAAAAAGCTCAAGGACTTCGGCGTGGAGGTCACGGTGGTGGCGGCCAGCCCCGGCCCGGTGATCACGCGCTACGAGATCGAGCCGGCCACGGGCGTCAAGGGCTCGCAGATCGTGAACCTGGCCAAGGACCTGGCGCGCTCGCTGTCTCTCGTGTCCATCCGCGTGATCGAGACCATTCCGGGCAAGAACTACATGGCGCTGGAGCTGCCCAACGCCAAGCGCCAGATGATCCGCCTGTCGGAGATTCTGGGCTCGCAGGTCTATCACGACGCCAAGAGCCTCTTGACCATGGGCCTGGGCAAGGACATCGTGGGCGCGCCCGTGGTGGCCGACCTGGCCAAGATGCCCCATGTGCTCGTCGCCGGCACCACGGGCTCGGGCAAGTCCGTGGGCATCAACGCGATGATTCTGTCGCTGCTCTACAAGGCCGAGGCGCGCGACGTGCGCCTGATGATGATCGACCCGAAGATGCTGGAAATGTCGGTCTACGAGGGCATTCCGCATCTGTTGTGCCCCGTGGTCACCGACATGAAGCAGGCCGCCCATGGCCTGAACTGGTGCGTGGGCGAGATGGAGCGGCGCTACAAGCTCATGAGCAAGCTCGGCGTGCGCAACCTGGCCGGCTACAACGCCAAGATAGACGACGCCAAGGCGCGCGAGGAGTCCATCCCCAACCCCTTCAGCCTGACGCCCGAGGCGCCCGAGCCGCTCGAGCGCCTGCCGCACATCGTGGTCGTCATCGACGAGCTGGCCGACCTGATGATGGTCGTGGGCAAGAAGATCGAGGAACTGATCGCGCGCCTGGCGCAGAAGGCGCGCGCCGCGGGCATCCACCTGATCCTGGCCACGCAGCGCCCGAGCGTCGACGTGATCACAGGCCTGATCAAGGCCAACATCCCCACGCGCATCGCGTTCTCGGTGGGCAGCAAGATCGACAGCCGCACCATCCTCGACCAGATGGGGGCCGAGGCCCTGTTGGGCATGGGCGACATGCTTTACATGGCCAGCGGCACGGGCATGCCGATTCGCGTGCATGGCGCCTTCGTCTCCGACGACGAGGTGCACCGCGTCGTGAGCTACCTCAAGGAACAAGGCGAGCCCGATTACATCGAAGGTGTACTCGAGGGCGGCTCTGCGGACGGTGAGGACAGCGGCTTTGGCTTCGGCGACAGCGAGGGCGGCGACGGCGAGAAGGACCCGATGTACGACCAGGCCGTGGAGGTGGTGCTCAAGGACCGCAAGGCCAGCATCTCCTACGTGCAGCGCAAGCTGCGCATTGGCTACAACCGGTCGGCGCGGCTGCTCGAGGACATGGAGAAGGCCGGCCTGGTCAGCGCCCTGACGGCCAGCGGCCAGCGCGAGGTGCTGGTGCCCGCGCGCGCGGAGTAGGAGAGCAGTGCATGAAACGATCGATTACTGCAATATTGATAGCTGTCAGCGCCCAGTGGGTAAGCGCTGACGGCCTGAAAAGCCTTGAAAACTTCATGAGATCGGCCCACAGTGGCCGGGCCGATTTCACCCAGACCGTGACGGCCCCCCCGAAGGACGGTCAGGCGCAGCGCCCCAAGGTGTCGAGCGGCAGCTTCGAGTTCCAGCGCCCCGGGCGCTTCAAGTTCGTCTACACCAAGCCGTTTGCGCAGACCATCGTCGCCGATGGCAAGACCCTGTGGCTTTATGACGTGGACCTGAACCAGGTGACCGAGCGCGCCCAGGCCCAGGCGCTGGGCAGCACGCCCGC
Protein-coding regions in this window:
- the rpmG gene encoding 50S ribosomal protein L33, coding for MAAKGGREKIKLVSTAETGHFYTTTKNKKTMPEKMSIIKFDPKARKHVEYKEAKLK
- the rpmB gene encoding 50S ribosomal protein L28, yielding MARVCEVTGKKPMVGNNVSHANNKTKRRFLPNLQYRRFWVESENRWVRLRVSSAALRLIDKNGIDSVLADMRARGQA
- the trxB gene encoding thioredoxin-disulfide reductase — protein: MTTAQHAKVLILGSGPAGYTAAIYAARANLNPVLITGMAQGGQLTTTTEVDNWPADVAGVQGPELMQRFLEHAERFKTQIIFDHINQVDLSKRPFTLTGDSGQYTCDSLIIATGASAKYLGLPSEEAFMGRGVSACATCDGFFYRDQEVCVIGGGNTAVEEALYLANIAAKVTLVHRRDKFRAEPILVDKLMERVAEGKIVLKTFFTLDEVLGDASGVTGIRIKSTEDGHTEDIALQGCFIAIGHAPNTDIFQGQLEMEGGYIVTQGGLKGFATQTSVPGVFAAGDVQDHVYRQAITSAGTGCMAALDAQRYLEQQG
- a CDS encoding DNA translocase FtsK 4TM domain-containing protein, encoding MTYSLNTLNASAAGKSGPRSAAARLGHEIGLILGLLALVFWLLAMVSYSPQDAAWSTSGAGGGRPLANWVGRLGAWLADGSYFMFGLSVWWCVAAGIRAWLSSLARWMRGGDAGASRFGAWGRLALFWGGLVLLMLASTALEWSRLYRLEGLLPGHAGGMLGYVTGPAAVKWLGFTGSGLAGVILVVLGLALVFRFSWGQLAERLGARIDALVQTGRAQREKAKDVAVGKRAAREREEVVQEERHEIAAHHPQPVQIVEPVLVDPPQSTRVVKERQKPLFSDMPDSPLPQVDLLDPAQARQETVSPETLEMTSRLIEKKLKDFGVEVTVVAASPGPVITRYEIEPATGVKGSQIVNLAKDLARSLSLVSIRVIETIPGKNYMALELPNAKRQMIRLSEILGSQVYHDAKSLLTMGLGKDIVGAPVVADLAKMPHVLVAGTTGSGKSVGINAMILSLLYKAEARDVRLMMIDPKMLEMSVYEGIPHLLCPVVTDMKQAAHGLNWCVGEMERRYKLMSKLGVRNLAGYNAKIDDAKAREESIPNPFSLTPEAPEPLERLPHIVVVIDELADLMMVVGKKIEELIARLAQKARAAGIHLILATQRPSVDVITGLIKANIPTRIAFSVGSKIDSRTILDQMGAEALLGMGDMLYMASGTGMPIRVHGAFVSDDEVHRVVSYLKEQGEPDYIEGVLEGGSADGEDSGFGFGDSEGGDGEKDPMYDQAVEVVLKDRKASISYVQRKLRIGYNRSARLLEDMEKAGLVSALTASGQREVLVPARAE
- the lolA gene encoding outer membrane lipoprotein chaperone LolA, giving the protein MKRSITAILIAVSAQWVSADGLKSLENFMRSAHSGRADFTQTVTAPPKDGQAQRPKVSSGSFEFQRPGRFKFVYTKPFAQTIVADGKTLWLYDVDLNQVTERAQAQALGSTPAALLASAPDLAALRADYQLESAPDQDGLQWVLATPKAQGGQLKSVRVGLEGDRLAALDILDSFGQRSLIRFTGMQLNPQLPAGSFQFKPPAGADVLRQ